One Streptomyces hundungensis DNA segment encodes these proteins:
- a CDS encoding type II toxin-antitoxin system Phd/YefM family antitoxin — MTQPLPIESIRDVRAHLAEVVERADRDDVPTVITRRGKEVAAVVSIEVLRKYQEWEEHEINRIIDERMANSAPGIPIEDIMRETLARSE; from the coding sequence ATGACGCAGCCGCTGCCCATAGAGTCCATCCGCGACGTGCGCGCACATTTGGCGGAGGTCGTGGAGCGCGCCGACCGCGACGACGTACCCACGGTGATCACGCGCCGGGGCAAGGAAGTCGCCGCCGTGGTGTCCATTGAGGTGCTGCGCAAGTACCAGGAATGGGAAGAGCACGAGATCAACCGGATCATCGACGAGCGCATGGCCAACTCGGCGCCCGGCATCCCGATCGAGGACATCATGAGGGAGACGCTGGCGCGCAGTGAGTGA
- a CDS encoding type II toxin-antitoxin system RelE family toxin codes for MSEYRTVFRPEAQAELRKIPRDMALRILAKLTELEADPLGFNTTALVSQPERRRLRVGDYRVVYTIDNGKLVIWVVHVGHRSTVYET; via the coding sequence GTGAGTGAGTACCGGACCGTCTTCCGACCCGAGGCCCAGGCCGAGCTCCGGAAGATCCCTCGCGACATGGCGCTGCGCATCCTGGCCAAGCTGACCGAGTTGGAAGCCGATCCTCTCGGCTTCAACACCACCGCACTCGTCTCCCAGCCCGAACGTCGCCGCCTCCGCGTCGGCGACTACCGCGTCGTCTACACGATCGACAACGGGAAACTGGTGATTTGGGTTGTGCACGTCGGACACCGGTCCACTGTTTACGAGACCTGA
- the ychF gene encoding redox-regulated ATPase YchF: protein MSLTIGIVGLPNVGKSTLFNALTKNDVLAANYPFATIEPNVGVVGVPDPRLAQLAEVFNSQRILPATVDFVDIAGIVRGASEGEGLGNKFLANIRESDAICQVIRAFKDENVVHVDGKVSPKDDIETINTELILADLQSVEKAVPRLTKESRLQKEKVAVLAAVEKAQKILEAGDTLFSHGITKGTEQGDLLHELHLLTTKPFLYVFNVDEDELVDEDFKNEQRALVAPAEAIFLNAKIESELIELDDDEALELLQSMGQEEPGLATLGRVGFATLGLQTYLTAGPKETRAWTIPQGATAPEAAGVIHTDFQKGFIKAEVVSFADLIEAGSVAEARARGKARMEGKDYVMQDGDVVEFRFNV, encoded by the coding sequence GTGTCGCTCACGATCGGAATCGTCGGTCTGCCGAATGTCGGCAAGTCGACCCTGTTCAACGCCCTGACCAAGAACGACGTACTGGCGGCCAACTACCCGTTCGCCACCATCGAGCCGAACGTCGGCGTCGTCGGCGTCCCCGACCCCCGCCTGGCCCAGCTCGCCGAGGTCTTCAACTCCCAGCGGATCCTGCCCGCCACGGTCGACTTCGTCGACATCGCCGGCATCGTGCGCGGCGCGAGCGAGGGCGAGGGCCTGGGCAACAAGTTCCTCGCCAACATCCGCGAGTCGGACGCGATCTGCCAGGTCATCCGCGCCTTCAAGGACGAGAACGTCGTCCACGTCGACGGCAAGGTGTCCCCGAAGGACGACATCGAGACGATCAACACCGAGCTGATCCTCGCCGACCTCCAGTCCGTCGAGAAGGCGGTGCCGCGCCTGACGAAGGAGTCCCGCCTCCAGAAGGAGAAGGTCGCGGTCCTGGCGGCGGTCGAGAAGGCGCAGAAGATCCTCGAGGCGGGCGACACCCTCTTCTCGCACGGCATCACCAAGGGCACCGAGCAGGGCGACCTGCTGCACGAGCTGCACCTGCTGACCACCAAGCCCTTCCTGTACGTCTTCAACGTGGACGAGGACGAGCTGGTCGACGAGGACTTCAAGAACGAGCAGCGCGCGCTGGTCGCCCCCGCGGAGGCGATCTTCCTGAACGCGAAGATCGAGTCCGAGCTGATCGAGCTGGACGACGACGAGGCGCTCGAACTCCTCCAGTCCATGGGCCAGGAGGAGCCCGGCCTCGCCACCCTGGGCCGCGTCGGCTTCGCCACCCTGGGCCTCCAGACCTACCTGACGGCCGGCCCCAAGGAAACCAGGGCCTGGACCATCCCCCAGGGCGCCACGGCCCCCGAGGCGGCCGGTGTCATCCACACCGACTTCCAGAAGGGCTTCATCAAGGCGGAGGTCGTCTCCTTCGCCGACCTGATCGAAGCGGGCTCCGTGGCGGAAGCGCGTGCGCGCGGCAAGGCGCGCATGGAGGGCAAGGACTATGTGATGCAGGACGGGGACGTGGTGGAGTTTCGGTTCAACGTGTAG
- a CDS encoding DUF6542 domain-containing protein encodes MEQYRTRTPQPGQRARTSAPGASRAPLGVPGAAASGAAATGESAAVYRAAGRTRPVPPLVLALRRLPSPRLTGLGGGLFAAALMFALGTLDWLLFDGSPAVYGVLFLPVCAVTALWVRAADLVTAPICVPIAFAVGIVPVAGGTGGFGGQAMAVVTALALHAGWLYAGTLVAGVIASVRKLRLMGRRRALAKPAGPARR; translated from the coding sequence GTGGAGCAATACAGGACGCGCACCCCCCAGCCCGGACAGCGAGCACGGACATCGGCACCGGGAGCCTCCCGGGCGCCACTCGGCGTGCCCGGGGCGGCGGCGAGCGGCGCGGCGGCGACCGGTGAGAGTGCCGCCGTCTACCGCGCGGCCGGCCGCACCCGCCCGGTGCCGCCCCTCGTCCTCGCGCTGCGCAGACTGCCCTCCCCCCGGCTCACCGGGCTCGGCGGCGGGCTGTTCGCCGCCGCCCTGATGTTCGCGCTCGGCACCCTGGACTGGCTGCTCTTCGACGGTTCGCCGGCGGTGTACGGGGTGCTGTTCCTGCCGGTCTGCGCGGTGACCGCGCTCTGGGTGCGGGCCGCCGACCTGGTGACGGCCCCGATCTGCGTCCCCATCGCCTTCGCGGTGGGGATCGTCCCGGTCGCGGGCGGCACCGGCGGCTTCGGCGGGCAGGCGATGGCCGTGGTCACCGCCCTCGCCCTGCACGCGGGCTGGCTCTACGCGGGAACCCTGGTCGCCGGAGTGATCGCCAGTGTGCGGAAGCTGCGGCTCATGGGTCGCCGACGCGCCCTGGCCAAGCCCGCGGGCCCGGCCCGGCGCTGA
- a CDS encoding IS110 family transposase, with protein MFEIEDVGVFLGLDVGKSTHHGHGLTPTGKKICDKPLPNSEPKLRTVFDKLTAKFGTVLVIVDQPASIGALPLAVARDAGCRVAYLPGLAMRRIADLYPGEAKTDAKDAAVIADAARTMPHTLRSLELTDEITAELTVLTGFDQDLAAEATRTSNRIRGLLTQFHPSLERVLGPRLDHQAVTWLLERHGSPAALRKAGRRRLVELIRPKAPRMAARLIDDVFDALDEQTVIVPGTGTLDIVVPSLARSLAAVHEQRRALEAQINTLLEAHPLSQVLTSMPGVGVRTAAVLLTTVGDGTNFPTAAHLASYAGLAPATRQSGTSIHGEHAPRGGNRQLKRAMFLSAFACMNADPASRTYYDKQRARGKTHTQALLRLARQRISVLFAMLRDGTFYESRTTNHVELAA; from the coding sequence ATGTTCGAGATCGAAGACGTGGGCGTGTTCCTCGGCCTGGACGTCGGCAAGTCCACCCATCACGGACACGGGCTCACCCCGACCGGGAAGAAGATCTGCGATAAGCCGCTGCCCAACAGCGAGCCGAAGCTGCGGACCGTGTTCGACAAGCTGACCGCGAAGTTCGGCACCGTCCTGGTCATCGTGGACCAGCCCGCCTCCATCGGCGCGCTGCCCCTGGCCGTCGCCCGCGACGCCGGCTGCCGCGTCGCCTACCTGCCCGGCCTGGCAATGCGACGGATCGCCGACCTTTACCCCGGCGAGGCCAAGACCGACGCCAAGGACGCGGCCGTCATTGCCGACGCCGCACGAACCATGCCCCACACCCTGCGCTCGCTCGAACTGACCGACGAGATCACCGCCGAGCTGACCGTCCTGACCGGCTTCGACCAGGATCTGGCCGCCGAGGCCACCCGCACCAGCAACCGGATACGCGGCCTGCTCACCCAGTTCCACCCGTCGCTGGAACGGGTCCTGGGACCCCGCCTGGACCACCAGGCCGTGACCTGGCTCCTGGAACGTCACGGATCCCCGGCCGCTCTGCGCAAAGCCGGCCGACGCCGCCTCGTCGAGCTGATCCGGCCCAAGGCCCCGCGCATGGCCGCACGGCTGATCGACGACGTCTTCGACGCCCTGGACGAGCAGACCGTGATCGTTCCCGGCACCGGCACCCTCGACATCGTGGTCCCGTCCCTGGCCCGCTCGCTCGCCGCCGTCCACGAACAGCGCCGGGCCCTGGAAGCCCAGATCAACACCCTGCTGGAGGCCCACCCTCTTTCCCAGGTCCTGACCTCGATGCCCGGCGTCGGCGTCAGGACCGCCGCAGTCCTGCTGACCACCGTCGGCGACGGCACCAACTTCCCCACCGCCGCCCACCTCGCCTCCTACGCCGGCCTCGCTCCGGCCACCCGGCAATCCGGAACCTCAATCCACGGCGAACACGCACCCCGAGGCGGCAACCGGCAGCTCAAACGCGCAATGTTCCTGTCCGCCTTCGCCTGCATGAACGCCGACCCCGCCTCCCGGACCTACTACGACAAGCAACGCGCCCGCGGCAAGACCCACACACAAGCCCTCCTCCGCCTCGCCCGCCAACGCATCAGCGTCCTGTTCGCCATGCTCCGCGACGGCACCTTCTACGAGTCCCGGACAACGAATCACGTCGAACTCGCCGCATAA
- a CDS encoding 4-hydroxy-3-methylbut-2-enyl diphosphate reductase has translation MTTAASRRVLLAAPRGYCAGVDRAVIAVEKALEQYGAPIYVRHEIVHNKYVVQTLEKKGAIFVERTAEVPEGSIVMFSAHGVAPTVHAEAAERKLATIDATCPLVTKVHKEAVRYAKEDYDILLIGHEGHEEVIGTSGEAPDHITLVDGPDDVANVEVRDESKVVWLSQTTLSVDETMETVGALKNKFPNLLSPPSDDICYATQNRQVAVKKLAEDAELVIVVGSKNSSNSIRMVEVALDAGAPAAHLVDFADEIDEAWLEGVTTVGLTSGASVPDVLVDGVLEWLAQRGYGDVETVKTADESITFSLPKELRRDLRAEAAQLAGE, from the coding sequence ATGACTACTGCTGCTTCCCGCCGCGTCCTGCTCGCCGCTCCCCGTGGCTACTGCGCGGGCGTGGACCGAGCCGTGATCGCCGTGGAGAAGGCCCTGGAGCAGTACGGGGCGCCGATCTACGTCCGGCACGAGATCGTCCACAACAAGTACGTCGTGCAGACCCTGGAGAAGAAGGGCGCGATCTTCGTCGAGCGGACCGCGGAGGTGCCCGAGGGCTCCATCGTGATGTTCTCCGCCCACGGCGTGGCCCCGACCGTCCACGCGGAGGCCGCCGAGCGCAAGCTGGCCACCATCGACGCGACGTGCCCGCTGGTCACCAAGGTCCACAAGGAGGCCGTGCGGTACGCGAAGGAGGACTACGACATCCTCCTGATCGGCCACGAGGGCCACGAGGAGGTCATCGGCACCTCCGGCGAGGCCCCGGACCACATCACCCTGGTCGACGGCCCGGACGACGTGGCGAACGTCGAGGTCCGTGACGAGTCGAAGGTCGTCTGGCTCTCCCAGACCACGCTCTCCGTCGACGAGACGATGGAGACGGTCGGCGCCCTCAAGAACAAGTTCCCCAACCTGCTCTCGCCGCCCAGCGACGACATCTGCTACGCCACGCAGAACCGCCAGGTCGCCGTGAAGAAGCTCGCCGAGGACGCCGAGCTGGTCATCGTCGTCGGCTCCAAGAACTCCTCCAACTCGATCCGCATGGTCGAGGTCGCCCTGGACGCGGGCGCCCCCGCCGCCCACCTGGTGGACTTCGCGGACGAGATCGACGAGGCCTGGCTGGAGGGCGTCACCACGGTCGGCCTCACCTCCGGCGCCTCCGTGCCGGACGTCCTGGTCGACGGCGTACTGGAGTGGCTGGCCCAGCGCGGCTACGGCGACGTCGAGACGGTGAAGACGGCGGACGAGTCGATCACCTTCTCGCTGCCCAAGGAGCTCCGCCGCGACCTGCGCGCCGAGGCCGCCCAGCTCGCGGGCGAGTAG
- a CDS encoding APC family permease, with translation MSGVREEHEDPGRPRRTDGAGPDDGVAGTGQLRRSLGFRDLVVYGLLFIAPMAPVGIFGTLDAKSHGAVALVYLVATVAMGFTAFSYAQMVRVVPLAGSVFAYARTALGEGPGFIAGWMAMLDYLLIPAVAYLFSGIAMNSLVPSVSRWVWTAIAVVITTLLNLWGVRAAARVGFAVLAMEIVVLLVFVVSAVVVLVRDGAQRGWLTPLTGDAGFTLGAVLGAVSVAVLSYLGFDAIATFAEEVTGGSAKVARAVLFCLVLAGSLFVVQSYLAALLEPMSSAQLAADPVKQGSAFYDTVETSVGGWLHTLVAVSKAIGAAFAALAGQAAAGRLVFAMARDRRLPRVLARTDSGVPRAALLLAAAVTLIAAVWAARRDDGMDHLVSVVDMGALTAFFLLHVSVVAWYAVRRMEGAPDWLSHVVVPVLGAAVIVAVVWEATATAQLVGLGWLAVGLVVLAMQWGRRSGPDPRPPARGGSVGGAG, from the coding sequence ATGAGTGGCGTACGCGAGGAGCACGAGGACCCGGGCCGCCCCCGCCGCACGGACGGCGCCGGCCCGGACGACGGGGTCGCGGGGACCGGGCAGCTACGGCGGAGCCTCGGCTTCCGTGATCTGGTGGTGTACGGGCTGCTGTTCATCGCCCCCATGGCCCCGGTCGGCATCTTCGGCACCCTGGACGCCAAGTCGCACGGCGCCGTGGCGCTGGTCTACCTGGTGGCCACGGTCGCGATGGGGTTCACCGCGTTCAGCTACGCCCAGATGGTGCGGGTCGTCCCGCTGGCCGGGTCGGTGTTCGCGTACGCGCGCACGGCGCTCGGCGAGGGGCCGGGCTTCATCGCCGGGTGGATGGCGATGCTCGACTATCTGCTCATCCCGGCCGTCGCCTATCTCTTCTCCGGCATCGCGATGAACTCCCTCGTGCCGTCCGTGTCGCGCTGGGTGTGGACGGCGATCGCGGTGGTGATCACGACCCTGCTCAACCTGTGGGGCGTACGGGCCGCGGCCCGGGTCGGCTTCGCGGTGCTCGCCATGGAGATCGTGGTGCTGCTCGTCTTCGTGGTGTCGGCGGTGGTGGTGCTCGTACGCGACGGCGCGCAGCGCGGCTGGCTGACGCCGCTGACCGGGGACGCCGGGTTCACGCTCGGCGCGGTGCTCGGCGCGGTGTCCGTCGCGGTCCTTTCCTATCTGGGCTTCGACGCGATCGCCACGTTCGCCGAGGAGGTGACCGGGGGCTCGGCGAAGGTGGCGCGGGCGGTGCTGTTCTGCCTGGTGCTCGCCGGGTCCCTGTTCGTCGTGCAGTCGTATCTGGCGGCGCTGCTCGAACCGATGTCGTCGGCGCAGCTCGCGGCCGATCCGGTCAAGCAGGGCTCGGCGTTCTACGACACGGTCGAGACCTCGGTCGGCGGCTGGCTGCACACCCTGGTCGCGGTGAGCAAGGCGATCGGGGCGGCGTTCGCGGCGCTCGCCGGACAGGCCGCGGCGGGCCGGCTCGTCTTCGCCATGGCCCGCGACCGACGCCTTCCGCGCGTGCTGGCGCGGACCGATTCGGGGGTGCCGCGCGCGGCGCTGCTGCTCGCCGCGGCGGTCACGCTGATCGCCGCGGTGTGGGCGGCCCGGCGCGACGACGGCATGGACCATCTCGTCTCCGTGGTCGACATGGGGGCGCTGACCGCGTTCTTCCTGCTGCACGTCTCCGTCGTCGCCTGGTACGCGGTGCGCCGCATGGAGGGCGCCCCCGACTGGCTGAGCCATGTGGTGGTTCCGGTGCTCGGCGCGGCCGTCATCGTCGCGGTGGTCTGGGAGGCGACGGCCACCGCCCAGCTCGTCGGGCTCGGCTGGCTGGCGGTGGGGCTCGTGGTCCTCGCCATGCAGTGGGGCCGCCGCTCCGGCCCGGACCCGCGGCCGCCGGCGCGGGGCGGGAGTGTCGGTGGCGCGGGCTAG
- the xseA gene encoding exodeoxyribonuclease VII large subunit — protein MALNTSADAPLPVGEVSRLIGGWINRLGAVWVEGQITQLSRRPGAGVVFLTLRDPSHDISVGVTCYRQVFDAVADVVSEGARVVVHAKPEWYAPRGQLSLRAVEIRPVGIGELLARLEQLKRTLASEGLFALDRKRQLPFLPQLVGLVVGRASAAERDVLENARRRWPAVRFEVRNVAVQGVHAVPQVVRAVRELDELPDVDVIIVARGGGSVEDLLPFSDEELVRAVAQCRTPVVSAIGHEPDAPLLDLVADVRASTPTDAAKKVVPDVGEELDRVRMLRDRARRHVRGLVDREERGLAGMLARPWMERPHRMVDDRADEVDALLHRSRRVLGHLLDRADSELSHTHARVVALSPAATLERGYAVLQRAGGEVVRSPGEVAPGEELRARVAEGELHVTVVPRT, from the coding sequence ATGGCTCTGAATACGAGTGCGGACGCGCCGCTCCCCGTCGGCGAGGTGTCCCGCCTCATCGGGGGGTGGATCAACCGCCTCGGGGCGGTCTGGGTGGAGGGGCAGATCACCCAGCTCTCGCGGCGGCCCGGCGCGGGCGTGGTGTTCCTGACCCTGCGCGATCCCTCGCACGACATCTCGGTGGGCGTCACCTGCTACCGCCAGGTCTTCGACGCCGTCGCGGACGTCGTGTCCGAGGGCGCGCGCGTCGTCGTGCACGCCAAGCCCGAGTGGTACGCGCCGCGCGGTCAGCTCTCGCTGCGGGCGGTGGAGATACGGCCGGTCGGCATCGGTGAACTGCTCGCCAGACTGGAGCAGTTGAAGCGCACGCTGGCCTCCGAGGGCCTGTTCGCCCTGGACCGCAAGCGCCAACTGCCGTTCCTGCCGCAGCTCGTGGGTCTTGTGGTGGGCCGGGCCTCGGCGGCCGAGCGGGACGTCCTGGAGAACGCCCGGCGGCGCTGGCCCGCGGTGCGCTTCGAGGTGCGCAACGTGGCGGTGCAGGGGGTGCACGCGGTGCCCCAGGTGGTGCGGGCCGTGCGCGAGCTCGACGAGCTGCCGGACGTGGACGTGATCATCGTGGCGCGCGGCGGCGGCAGCGTGGAGGACCTGCTGCCCTTCTCCGACGAGGAGCTCGTACGGGCGGTCGCCCAGTGCCGTACGCCCGTGGTGTCCGCGATCGGCCACGAGCCGGACGCGCCGCTGCTCGACCTGGTCGCGGACGTGCGCGCCTCCACCCCCACCGACGCGGCCAAGAAGGTCGTGCCGGACGTCGGCGAGGAGCTCGACCGGGTCCGGATGCTGCGGGACCGGGCGCGCCGTCATGTCCGGGGCCTGGTCGACCGCGAGGAGCGGGGCCTGGCGGGGATGCTGGCCCGGCCCTGGATGGAGCGTCCGCACCGCATGGTGGACGACCGGGCCGACGAGGTGGACGCGCTGCTGCACCGCTCGCGCCGGGTGCTCGGCCATCTCCTCGACCGGGCCGACTCGGAGCTCTCGCACACCCACGCCCGGGTGGTGGCGCTGTCCCCCGCGGCCACCCTGGAGCGGGGGTACGCGGTGCTCCAGCGGGCCGGCGGCGAGGTGGTCCGCTCCCCCGGCGAGGTGGCCCCCGGCGAGGAGTTGCGCGCCCGGGTGGCCGAGGGCGAACTGCACGTCACTGTCGTACCGCGGACATAG
- a CDS encoding exodeoxyribonuclease VII small subunit, giving the protein MAKTDEAASGDAALGYEQARDELIDVVRRLEAGGTTLEESLALWERGEELAKVCHRWLEGARARLDAALAEPAEQE; this is encoded by the coding sequence ATGGCCAAGACGGACGAGGCCGCGTCGGGTGACGCGGCACTGGGGTACGAGCAGGCGCGGGACGAGCTGATCGACGTCGTACGGCGGCTCGAAGCCGGGGGCACCACCCTGGAGGAGTCCCTCGCGCTGTGGGAGCGGGGCGAGGAGCTGGCGAAGGTGTGCCACCGCTGGCTGGAGGGCGCCCGGGCCCGCCTCGACGCGGCGCTGGCGGAGCCGGCCGAGCAGGAGTGA
- a CDS encoding malonic semialdehyde reductase: MSLVLDPAAQDLLFREARTANTFTDEPVTDEQVQAIYDLVKYGPTAFNQSPLRVTLVRSPEARERLVQHMAEGNRPKTATAPLVAILSADNEFHEELPALFPHFPAAKDAFFSERSVREGAALLNSALQAAYFIVGVRAAGLAAGPMTGFDFAGVQKEFLDDDHTPLMIVNIGKPGDDAWFPRSPRLAYEDVVTTV, encoded by the coding sequence ATGTCCCTCGTTCTTGACCCCGCCGCCCAGGACCTCCTCTTCCGCGAGGCCCGCACCGCCAACACGTTCACGGACGAGCCGGTGACCGACGAGCAGGTCCAGGCCATCTACGACCTGGTCAAGTACGGCCCGACCGCCTTCAACCAGTCGCCGCTGCGCGTCACCCTGGTCCGCTCCCCCGAGGCCCGCGAGCGCCTGGTGCAGCACATGGCCGAGGGCAACCGCCCGAAGACCGCCACCGCGCCGCTCGTGGCGATCCTCTCCGCGGACAACGAGTTCCACGAGGAGCTCCCGGCCCTCTTCCCGCACTTCCCCGCCGCCAAGGACGCCTTCTTCTCGGAGCGCTCGGTCCGCGAGGGTGCCGCCCTGCTCAACAGCGCGCTCCAGGCCGCGTACTTCATCGTCGGCGTCCGCGCCGCCGGCCTGGCCGCGGGCCCGATGACCGGGTTCGACTTCGCCGGTGTGCAGAAGGAGTTCCTGGACGACGACCACACCCCGCTGATGATCGTCAACATCGGCAAGCCGGGCGACGACGCGTGGTTCCCGCGCAGCCCGCGCCTGGCGTACGAGGACGTCGTCACCACCGTCTGA